In one window of Frigoriglobus tundricola DNA:
- a CDS encoding phospholipid carrier-dependent glycosyltransferase codes for MTWHRVRSAVAIGAVMVLLAWFWSRGEQFLAANGPTFDEPVHLAAGYSYWTTGSFRLNPEHPPLLKLLWAAPLVFGDRPAYPYDVAAATRDDHWHIGTALLFGSGRAPRALLDPARRVNLTLGCCVALVAGWWAYRYWGSRLAGIAACAFATADPNLLALSCVLTTDVGLTLFGLLACYLLWEYAAAPSRGLLIATGVALGLALGAKFSALAIGAGLGAAGFVYALRGGRLALPGTPTGAPPRRAAIEFAFRLGLIALVTLAATYGFVHFDQWGRGLKFQLTRADHGDGMMYLNGELSRTGWYHYFLVLLPLKVPLGLMVAAALGAGALRRSCASGRWEFLLIPPMVFFALASYSRVDLGVRVVLPVVPFLYTLGAGLACAGCCRCAGRGLLAVCLVWSFVSAVRADPHPIAYFNEIAGGPRGGLRYVADSNVDWGQGLPQLKDYLASHGIGAVYLSYFGTDRPEAYGIRFQPLPTYGRVGAPGGETIPADAPRHVLVVSANNLLGVYLNDRDTFKWLRAREPAAVLGGCIYVFDLTGDEDAVRRVRALSAE; via the coding sequence ATGACGTGGCACCGGGTCCGATCGGCCGTCGCGATCGGCGCCGTCATGGTGCTTCTCGCGTGGTTCTGGTCGCGCGGCGAGCAGTTCCTCGCGGCCAACGGCCCGACCTTCGACGAGCCGGTTCACCTCGCCGCGGGTTACTCGTACTGGACGACCGGCAGCTTCCGGCTGAATCCCGAACACCCGCCGCTCTTGAAACTGCTCTGGGCCGCACCGCTCGTATTCGGCGACCGCCCGGCGTACCCCTACGACGTGGCCGCCGCGACACGCGACGACCACTGGCACATCGGTACCGCCCTCCTGTTCGGCTCCGGTCGCGCGCCGCGCGCCCTGCTCGACCCGGCACGGCGGGTGAATCTCACGCTCGGGTGCTGCGTCGCCCTGGTCGCCGGTTGGTGGGCCTATCGTTACTGGGGGTCACGGCTCGCCGGGATCGCCGCGTGCGCGTTCGCGACCGCCGATCCGAACCTGCTCGCGCTCTCGTGTGTGCTCACCACGGACGTCGGCCTGACGCTATTCGGCCTGCTGGCGTGCTACCTGCTGTGGGAGTACGCCGCCGCACCGTCACGCGGACTGCTGATCGCCACCGGCGTCGCGCTCGGGCTCGCGTTGGGCGCGAAGTTCTCCGCGCTGGCGATCGGTGCCGGCCTCGGCGCGGCCGGCTTCGTGTACGCCCTGCGCGGCGGACGGCTGGCGCTACCCGGCACGCCAACGGGTGCCCCTCCGCGCCGCGCGGCGATCGAGTTCGCGTTCCGGCTCGGGCTGATCGCGCTCGTGACGCTCGCCGCGACCTACGGGTTCGTCCACTTCGATCAGTGGGGCCGCGGGCTGAAGTTCCAGCTCACCCGCGCCGACCACGGCGACGGCATGATGTACCTCAACGGCGAACTCTCCCGGACCGGCTGGTACCACTATTTTCTCGTGCTGCTGCCGCTAAAGGTGCCGCTCGGCCTGATGGTCGCCGCGGCGCTCGGTGCGGGCGCCCTGCGGCGCAGTTGCGCGAGCGGCCGGTGGGAGTTCCTCCTCATCCCGCCGATGGTGTTCTTCGCGCTCGCGTCGTACTCGCGGGTCGATCTGGGCGTGCGCGTGGTCCTCCCGGTCGTGCCGTTTCTCTACACTCTCGGAGCGGGTTTGGCGTGCGCGGGGTGCTGCCGGTGCGCGGGGCGTGGGCTGCTCGCGGTCTGTCTAGTGTGGTCGTTCGTGTCGGCGGTGCGAGCCGACCCGCACCCGATCGCCTACTTCAACGAGATCGCGGGCGGGCCGCGGGGCGGCCTCCGCTACGTGGCCGATTCCAACGTCGATTGGGGGCAAGGTCTGCCCCAATTGAAGGACTACCTGGCATCACACGGCATCGGTGCCGTGTACTTGTCGTACTTCGGCACCGACCGGCCGGAAGCGTACGGCATCCGGTTCCAGCCGCTCCCGACGTACGGGCGCGTCGGCGCACCGGGCGGCGAAACGATCCCGGCCGACGCGCCGCGGCACGTACTGGTGGTCAGCGCGAACAACCTGCTCGGCGTCTACCTGAACGACCGGGATACGTTCAAGTGGCTCCGCGCACGTGAGCCGGCGGCGGTTCTCGGCGGCTGCATTTACGTTTTCGACCTCACTGGCGACGAGGACGCGGTCCGCCGCGTGCGGGCCCTTTCCGCGGAGTAG
- a CDS encoding NAD(P)/FAD-dependent oxidoreductase, which yields MADGTAVHKVVIIGGGFGGMVAAQALDKTPTHVTLIDRRNFHLFQPLLYQVATGGLSPANIAAPLRSVLKKQRNTHVLLGEVTGFDLAAKAVLLKDGHSVPFDSLVVATGSTHHYFGHDEWATRAPGLKTVEDATEIRRRVLLAFERAEREPDPAVKARLLTFVVVGGGPTGVEMAGAISELARLTLSGDFRTFNPAIARVIIVEGQNRVLAGFHPQLSTKAKASLEGMGIEVWLDSHVTAIEPDHVLVKPEGGKGEARRIDTETVVWAAGVKASPLGKMIADAVGGVQVDRAGRVPVNPDCTVANRPDVFVIGDLASHPGKDGKPLPGLAPVAMQQGEYVAGVIVRRIKGETPKGPFSYLDKGSMATIGRAKAVAESMGFRFSGYLAWLAWLFIHILYLARFENRVMVLFQWFWNYITRNRAARLITGLRPPDSRGA from the coding sequence ATGGCGGACGGCACAGCGGTTCACAAAGTGGTCATCATCGGCGGCGGGTTCGGCGGGATGGTGGCGGCGCAGGCGCTGGACAAGACGCCCACGCACGTTACCCTCATCGACCGACGCAACTTCCACCTGTTTCAACCGCTCTTGTACCAGGTCGCGACCGGCGGGCTGTCGCCGGCCAACATCGCGGCCCCGCTCCGCTCGGTGCTGAAGAAGCAGCGGAACACGCACGTCCTCCTCGGTGAAGTGACCGGCTTCGACCTCGCCGCGAAGGCCGTGCTGCTGAAGGACGGGCACAGCGTCCCGTTCGATTCGCTCGTGGTCGCCACCGGGTCCACGCACCACTACTTCGGGCACGACGAGTGGGCGACCCGCGCGCCGGGGCTGAAGACCGTGGAGGACGCGACCGAGATCCGCCGCCGCGTGCTGCTGGCGTTCGAGCGGGCCGAGCGCGAGCCGGACCCGGCCGTCAAGGCGCGGCTGCTCACGTTCGTGGTGGTCGGCGGCGGCCCGACCGGCGTGGAGATGGCCGGGGCGATCAGCGAACTGGCGCGCCTGACCCTGAGCGGCGACTTCCGCACGTTCAACCCGGCGATCGCCCGCGTCATCATCGTGGAGGGTCAGAACCGTGTGCTGGCCGGGTTCCACCCGCAGCTCAGCACGAAGGCGAAAGCGTCGCTCGAAGGCATGGGCATCGAGGTGTGGCTCGACAGCCACGTCACCGCGATCGAACCGGACCACGTGCTCGTGAAACCGGAGGGCGGAAAGGGCGAAGCGCGGCGCATTGATACGGAGACGGTCGTGTGGGCAGCGGGGGTGAAGGCCTCGCCGCTGGGCAAGATGATTGCGGACGCGGTCGGCGGGGTGCAGGTGGACCGCGCCGGCCGCGTCCCGGTGAACCCGGACTGCACGGTCGCCAACCGCCCGGACGTCTTCGTGATCGGCGACCTCGCCAGCCACCCGGGCAAGGACGGCAAGCCGCTACCGGGCCTCGCCCCCGTGGCGATGCAGCAGGGCGAGTACGTGGCCGGCGTGATCGTGCGGCGGATCAAGGGCGAAACGCCGAAGGGGCCGTTCTCCTATCTGGACAAGGGGAGCATGGCGACCATCGGCCGGGCGAAGGCGGTGGCGGAGAGCATGGGCTTCCGCTTCAGCGGCTACCTCGCGTGGCTGGCGTGGCTGTTCATTCACATCCTGTATCTGGCGCGGTTCGAGAACCGGGTGATGGTCCTCTTCCAGTGGTTCTGGAACTACATCACGCGCAACCGGGCGGCCCGACTCATCACCGGCCTGCGCCCACCGGACAGCCGCGGCGCATAA
- a CDS encoding iron-containing alcohol dehydrogenase, with product MRTWSFSSAGALFFGRNAVRVHLWDACERLGAKRAFIVTDAILVKAGLLAQTTEPLTAAGVSFASFDQITPEPGVELVRQCVAAARSFNPDVIIGLGGGSNMDTAKLVAILLAHGGDPLDYTGDCRVPGPVKPLICVPTTAGTGSEVSAAAVFTDTGNHIKVSCLSPFIRPAFAIVDPLFTVSCPPKVTADSGIDALTHAIEGFCAVDNDAFPLPSGEKTVYQGKNPMADVMAREAITLIGQFLKRAVRDGTDLEARDGMALAATLGGLAFSNAGVALVHAMEYPVGGAVHVSHGAGNGLLLPFVMRFNLEKRVPQTARIGEWLGTAHGRGQVEQAESAIAGIEQLRKDIGIPLRLRDIGVTEDMLPGFAAKAFAIKRLMRVNPRVPQSEDEILGIYRAAF from the coding sequence ATGCGCACCTGGTCCTTCTCCTCCGCCGGGGCACTTTTCTTCGGCCGAAACGCGGTCCGGGTTCACCTGTGGGACGCGTGCGAGCGGCTCGGCGCGAAGCGCGCGTTCATCGTGACCGACGCGATACTGGTGAAGGCCGGGTTGCTCGCACAGACGACCGAGCCGCTCACCGCGGCCGGCGTGTCGTTCGCGAGTTTCGACCAAATCACCCCCGAACCGGGGGTGGAACTCGTGCGGCAGTGCGTGGCGGCGGCGCGGAGCTTTAACCCCGATGTGATTATCGGCCTGGGCGGCGGCAGCAACATGGACACGGCGAAGCTCGTGGCCATCCTCCTCGCGCACGGCGGCGACCCGCTCGACTACACCGGTGACTGCCGCGTGCCGGGGCCCGTGAAGCCGCTCATCTGCGTCCCCACCACCGCCGGCACCGGGTCGGAGGTGTCCGCGGCGGCCGTGTTCACCGACACGGGGAACCACATCAAGGTGTCGTGCCTCAGCCCGTTCATCCGACCGGCGTTCGCGATCGTCGATCCGCTCTTTACAGTGAGCTGCCCGCCGAAAGTGACCGCGGATTCGGGTATCGACGCCCTGACCCACGCCATCGAGGGGTTCTGCGCGGTCGATAACGACGCGTTCCCGCTGCCGAGCGGCGAGAAGACGGTGTACCAGGGCAAGAACCCGATGGCCGACGTGATGGCCCGCGAAGCGATCACCCTCATCGGCCAGTTCCTCAAGCGGGCGGTGCGGGACGGCACCGACCTCGAAGCCCGCGACGGCATGGCGCTGGCCGCGACCCTCGGCGGGCTGGCGTTCTCGAATGCCGGCGTCGCGCTGGTTCACGCGATGGAATACCCCGTCGGCGGCGCGGTCCACGTCTCGCACGGCGCGGGAAACGGGCTTCTGCTGCCGTTCGTGATGCGATTCAACCTGGAGAAGCGCGTTCCGCAGACGGCCCGGATCGGCGAGTGGCTGGGAACGGCTCACGGTCGTGGGCAGGTCGAACAGGCCGAGTCCGCGATCGCCGGAATCGAGCAGCTCCGCAAGGACATCGGCATTCCACTGCGGCTCCGCGACATTGGCGTAACGGAAGACATGCTGCCGGGCTTCGCGGCAAAAGCGTTCGCCATCAAGCGCCTCATGCGCGTGAACCCGCGGGTGCCGCAGAGCGAGGACGAAATCCTCGGAATCTACCGCGCCGCGTTCTGA
- a CDS encoding glycosyltransferase family 87 protein, translating into MSPRRRSLLVLLVGGLVLAFAADAVVRRPVFTFPRDFLEYWAAGRVNLRGGDPYHPDELQIEQERADPSRTEVVMMWNPPPALAVYMPLGAVPVRWATLVWAGLQLAAVFGACHLLGRTFGRCGPPAPHADRSHVPHRWFAAVAVSFVGTWWLLVFGQNTGFMLLGLAGFFHFTTKDRPRTAGAFAALTALKPHLLAVFGVLLVAGAITRRGRVALATGAAVIAGALGAALAANPAVVSQFVEAARHPAPGAPALSGWVLPAPAYWLRVWLAPDRFWVQFVPCGLACAAFLAYRLWRGDRWDWAREAPLVVTVSVLTTPYGGWIFDLTLLLVPVVAAAARFVDTNRAGAATAFVAGQAAVTAATFAWSGELQAYWWVAPTALVMCLPALGSTPGTPSGDRS; encoded by the coding sequence ATGTCCCCACGCCGCCGCTCGCTCCTCGTACTCCTCGTCGGCGGCCTCGTGCTCGCGTTCGCCGCCGACGCCGTCGTGCGGCGGCCGGTCTTCACGTTTCCGCGCGACTTCCTCGAATACTGGGCCGCGGGCCGCGTGAACCTGCGCGGCGGCGATCCGTACCACCCCGACGAACTTCAGATCGAACAGGAGCGGGCCGACCCGAGCCGCACCGAAGTGGTGATGATGTGGAACCCGCCGCCGGCGCTCGCCGTTTACATGCCCCTCGGGGCGGTGCCGGTGCGGTGGGCCACGCTCGTTTGGGCGGGACTGCAACTCGCCGCGGTGTTCGGCGCGTGCCACCTGCTGGGGCGAACGTTCGGCCGGTGCGGCCCGCCCGCTCCGCACGCGGACCGCTCTCATGTCCCTCACCGCTGGTTCGCGGCGGTGGCGGTCTCGTTCGTGGGAACGTGGTGGCTGCTCGTGTTCGGCCAGAACACGGGCTTCATGCTGTTGGGGCTCGCCGGGTTCTTCCACTTCACGACGAAGGACCGGCCGCGCACGGCCGGCGCGTTCGCCGCGCTCACCGCGCTCAAACCGCACCTGCTCGCGGTGTTCGGCGTGCTGCTCGTGGCCGGTGCGATCACGCGCCGCGGGCGGGTCGCTCTCGCGACCGGTGCGGCCGTCATCGCGGGCGCGCTCGGGGCGGCCCTCGCGGCCAACCCGGCCGTCGTTTCGCAGTTCGTGGAGGCCGCCCGGCACCCGGCGCCCGGGGCGCCGGCGCTCTCGGGCTGGGTCCTACCGGCGCCCGCGTACTGGCTGCGGGTCTGGCTGGCCCCCGACCGCTTCTGGGTACAGTTCGTGCCCTGCGGGCTCGCGTGTGCCGCCTTCCTGGCGTATCGCCTCTGGCGGGGCGACAGGTGGGACTGGGCGCGCGAGGCCCCCCTCGTGGTCACGGTCTCGGTGCTGACGACGCCCTACGGCGGGTGGATCTTCGACCTCACACTATTGCTCGTGCCGGTGGTCGCGGCGGCGGCCCGGTTCGTGGATACGAACCGGGCCGGCGCCGCGACCGCGTTCGTGGCGGGGCAAGCCGCCGTCACCGCGGCGACGTTCGCCTGGTCCGGCGAGTTGCAGGCGTACTGGTGGGTCGCGCCGACAGCGCTCGTGATGTGCTTGCCCGCCCTTGGGAGCACGCCCGGCACTCCGAGTGGTGATCGTTCGTAG
- a CDS encoding glycosyltransferase family 87 protein yields MSSPAIDRPLGGYLRGAISATALAVLLALGVYLARGYVDTPSLPRPHDFLQVWSAGRLNLGGNNPYDGERMYALQVTNRMPDCRTAERPAGYASMMWVPPWGLAVAMPVGALPVDLAQLVWVYGQLAVILAGSVVLWRLYGGAADRRWVAAALALGSGPVWWQTVGGQYAGVLFVGVVGYLAAHRAHRPLLAGAFVALTALKPHLFTLLAVGLCIDALRTPFGRRVVLGGVIALGAAAAVGTATNPHVWDQYAAATSGEGSAYYPGLTEWFNPTVQAWVRHAFPGRPFWVQFVPLAAAVPVFAAYWWRHGGPDRWPAALPWVLPVCLLVAPYGSWPSDQVLFLVPVIALAVRIGPGAIRFAPPDAAVVAFAAANAAVVVMTASQVPLHYYVWVAPTFCACLVLKRSALERDAVGATASAGGER; encoded by the coding sequence ATGTCTTCACCGGCCATTGATCGACCGCTCGGCGGGTACTTGCGCGGGGCCATCTCCGCGACGGCGCTTGCCGTCCTCCTCGCGCTCGGGGTGTATTTGGCGCGCGGGTATGTTGACACACCCTCCCTTCCGCGCCCGCACGATTTCCTTCAAGTGTGGTCCGCCGGGCGCCTCAACCTGGGTGGCAACAACCCGTACGACGGCGAACGAATGTACGCGTTGCAAGTGACCAACCGGATGCCCGATTGCCGCACCGCGGAACGGCCCGCCGGGTACGCATCAATGATGTGGGTCCCGCCCTGGGGGCTGGCCGTGGCGATGCCCGTCGGCGCGCTGCCCGTGGATCTGGCCCAACTCGTCTGGGTGTACGGTCAACTGGCCGTCATCCTGGCCGGTTCCGTTGTGCTCTGGCGGCTGTACGGCGGCGCGGCGGACCGCCGGTGGGTGGCCGCGGCCCTCGCCCTCGGCTCGGGGCCGGTGTGGTGGCAAACGGTCGGTGGCCAGTACGCCGGGGTGCTGTTCGTCGGGGTGGTCGGGTACCTCGCCGCGCACCGCGCGCACCGGCCGCTCTTGGCGGGGGCGTTCGTGGCCCTGACGGCCCTGAAGCCGCACCTGTTCACGCTCCTGGCCGTTGGCCTGTGTATCGACGCGCTCCGGACCCCGTTCGGGCGCCGGGTGGTTCTCGGCGGGGTGATCGCCCTCGGTGCGGCAGCGGCCGTCGGCACCGCGACCAACCCGCACGTTTGGGACCAGTACGCCGCCGCCACGTCCGGCGAGGGATCGGCATACTATCCCGGGCTGACCGAGTGGTTCAACCCAACGGTCCAGGCCTGGGTGCGGCACGCTTTCCCCGGGCGGCCGTTCTGGGTTCAGTTCGTGCCGCTCGCAGCGGCCGTCCCGGTCTTCGCCGCTTACTGGTGGCGCCACGGCGGCCCGGACCGCTGGCCCGCGGCACTCCCGTGGGTGCTGCCCGTGTGCTTGCTCGTGGCCCCGTATGGGAGCTGGCCCTCGGACCAGGTTCTGTTCCTGGTTCCCGTTATCGCTCTGGCCGTGCGGATCGGCCCCGGGGCGATACGATTCGCCCCGCCCGACGCGGCGGTGGTGGCGTTCGCCGCGGCCAACGCGGCGGTGGTCGTGATGACAGCGTCCCAGGTGCCGCTCCATTATTACGTCTGGGTCGCGCCGACCTTCTGCGCGTGCCTCGTTCTGAAGCGATCCGCTTTAGAGCGGGACGCAGTCGGGGCGACTGCGAGTGCGGGGGGCGAACGATGA